A single genomic interval of Hemibagrus wyckioides isolate EC202008001 linkage group LG13, SWU_Hwy_1.0, whole genome shotgun sequence harbors:
- the zdhhc6 gene encoding palmitoyltransferase ZDHHC6 has translation MNIISAIIVFENLHEVRRLCHWGPIIALTVIAVCSAMAILDSIIWYWPLDTTSGSINFIMLINWTVLILYNYFNAMFVGPGYIPLKWKPENQRDAMYLQFCRVCEGYKAPRSHHCRKCNRCVMKMDHHCPWINNCCGHLNHAYFTTFLLLAPLGCIHAAFIFIMTMYSQLNDRISFGWSSVKIDMSAPRRVHYPIMPFSISAFAANLFALGLALGTTIAVGMLFFIQMKVILRNKTSIEVWIEEKAKDRIQYYQTGEEFIFPYDLGSHWENFKQVFTWSGTPEGDGIEWPVNDKCHQHTLTIEQLKQKADKRVRSVQYRAVEDYNGAWCPLGKGLNTFFRSPCTEEPRIKLTKGEIIFATRGTKWWMYGDKVLDEEQAKAGLRVRGWFPRRCVEKCHYNSANYTPACEEKKDK, from the exons ATGAACATTATATCTGCCATTATTGTATTTGAAAACCTCCATGAAGTTCGGAGGCTTTGTCACTGGGGTCCGATCATCGCACTTACTGTCATTGCCGTGTGCTCCGCCATGGCCATACTGGACTCTATTATCTGGTACTGGCCCTTGGACACTACGAGTGGCAGCATTAACTTCATTATGCTCATCAACTGGACTGTCCTCATTCTCTACAACTATTTCAATGCCATGTTTGTGGGTCCTGGTTATATTCCTTTAAAGTGGAAACCg GAAAATCAGCGAGATGCTATGTACTTACAGTTCTGTAGAGTGTGTGAAGGTTATAAGGCTCCAAGATCTCACCACTGCAGAAAGTGTAACAG gtgtgtgatgaagatggATCACCATTGTCCCTGGATCAACAACTGCTGCGGACATCTGAATCATGCCTACTTCACTACTTTCCTCCTCCTTGCCCCACTGGGTTGCATCCATGctgctttcattttcattatgaCAATGTACTCTCAGTTAAACGACAGG ATCTCTTTTGGTTGGAGCTCCGTGAAGATAGACATGAGTGCTCCCCGACGTGTCCACTATCCTATAATGCCATTCAGCATATCAGCCTTTGCAGCCAATCTCTTTGCTCTGGGACTCGCACTGGGCACTACCATTGCCGTTGGCATGCTGTTTTTTATTCAG ATGAAAGTGATTCTGCGAAACAAAACCTCAATTGAAGTGTGGATCGAGGAGAAG GCCAAAGACAGAATCCAGTACTACCAAACAGGAGAGGAGTTCATCTTCCCATATGACCTGGGAAGTCACTGGGAGAATTTTAAGCAGGTGTTCACCTGGTCTGGTACTCCAGAGGGAGATGGCATTGAATGGCCCGTAAATGACAAATGCCACCAGCACACACTAACT ATCGAGCAGCTGAAGCAGAAAGCTGACAAGCGTGTGAGAAGT GTGCAGTACAGAGCTGTGGAGGACTACAATGGCGCATGGTGTCCACTAGGAAAGGGATTAAACACGTTCTTCAGGTCCCCCTGCACTGAAGAACCCAGGATCAAACTCACTAAAGGGGAGATTATCTTCGCTACAAGAGGAACCaa GTGGTGGATGTATGGGGACAAAGTTTTGGATGAGGAACAGGCCAAAG cTGGACTCCGTGTTAGAGGGTGGTTTCCTCGACGCTGTGTGGAAAAGTGCCACTATAACTCAGCGAATTACACACCAgcatgtgaagaaaagaaagataaataa